The genomic segment atgtatataggtatatatatatatatgtatatgaatatgtatatatgtatatatatatatatatatatatatatatatatatatgtatgtatatatatatatatatatataaatatatatagatatatatatatatatatatatatatatatatatatatatatatatatatgtctgtatgtatatgaaacgtatccatgttgacaaatgtagaaaaggtatgaatgagaacgaatatcttcacaatacaatagatgtatttgaccggtttcgattacgtcttcatcagaaatacatgatgaatgtatttctgatgaagacgtaatcgaaaccggttaaatacatctcttgtattgtgaagatatgcgttctcattcatgccttttctacgtgtatgtatatgtatgtgtgtatatatatatatatatatatatatatatatatatatatatatatatatatatatatatatatatgtatgtatgtatatggatatacaggtataggtataggtatatatatagtggctatatatatatatatatatatatatatatatatatatatatatatatatatacatatatatatatatacatatatatatatatatatatatatatatatatatatatatatatatatatatatagtggctatatatatatatatatatatatatatatatatatatatatatatatatatatatatatttatatatataggtatatatgttggtatatatatatatatatatatatatatatatatatatatatatatatatatatatatatatatatataggtatatatatatataggtatatatattggtatatatatatattcgtatatatatatatatatatatatatatatatatatatatatatgtgtgtgtgtgtgtgtgtgtgtgtgtgtgtgtgtgtgtgtgtgtgtgtgtgtgtgtgtgtgtgtatatatatatatatatatatatatatatatatatatatatatatatatatatatatatatatatatatatatatatatatatatatattcgtatatatatatatatatatattcgtatatatatatatatatatatatatatatatatatatatatatgtatatatgtatatatatatacatatatataagaagacaaatggatagattgaGTGATAGATGTAGAAATGtatcacatacatatgtctagGGCGTCCGTAAAtaggttaaacacacacacgagctacTTGCGTTGAATGAACCTTCACCGCTTCTGCTTTTATTATTCTACTCAATATTTAAAGCTTAAACAAAATTGAATTCGCCAATCACTTTGGAGACAACTGTGCTGATCGACTACCGTAATTCAGTaattaatgatcatattaatatacTTCACAGATACTAGTGATGTTCGAACCCATGAATCCGCGCATGACGAACGGGTAGTTCTCGGAGAAGACGTAGCCGTAGCCACGTCCGTCTTCGAATGGGTACCCGTTGGCTTCGTCAAGCTGGCAGTCCTCGTCAGGTTGGTATTCAAAATGTTCCTGCATCGATCCGTCACCGGACACTTTTCTGAATTAAAGTGCAAAATAAGAGAGATAATTAATTGGTAAATAGACtaagtacataaatgtataagtaaacaGATTAATAAATTTGATATATGTATGCGTTGATTGACACGTCCATTtaactatgtatatagatattaaaataaataaataaatgtatagaaCTATACTGAGAACCActagatgtataaataaacaaattaaatatacataaaatagtgAATGTTAAAATCAACAGACAAATCGCCTCTTCTAACCTACTAATTCTTTCCATTTTATACCTAATTCAAAGAGGGAAGATGGATGAAAAGAAGCGAGAAGAATGAAAGGATATAtaatgaaatggaagaaaaaaatgacatcataaaataaatctaataaaatatagcataaacaataaaaaagagaaaagaaaaaaagggtataTAGTGATAAAATCCTGCAACAAGTACTTGTAACAGCTGGTGAGTCGAACGCCGTTGACATCACAGTAGGAGTAGACAGGGAAGCCGTCCATCATGTAACCGACCAGCTCACACGGTCTGTCCGGGTTGAGGCAGTTGGGCACCTGCGGGCGAGGCGAGAGGTGCGGGAGGAATGCGCAGAGGGCGACTTCGAGGAATGTGTGGGGGGAAATGCGATTTGAAAACCGATAGGGATACAAAAAAActagaaatacaaaaacacaatGGAAACATGAACGCACGCGCaggtacacgaacacatacacacaaatacacatactcataaacatacacaaacacatacacacacaccacgcacacacatacacacacacacacacacacacagcacacacacacacacacaacacacacacacacacacacacacacacacacaacacacatacacatacacacacacaacacacacacacagcacacacacacacacacacacacacacacacacacacacacacacacacacacacacacacacacacacacacacacacacacacacacacacacacacacatacacaaagctcCCAGACGCGAACCTTGTGGTAGTGGTAGCGACACTGGGGGTCCGCATGGCCGCTGCAGCTGTCGAAGgactccgcctccaccaccgccgccacatCCCCCATGGGCGTGGACAGGTGGTTGTAGAAGAATCCTCCAGAAAGGGCGATTCCTACGGGCCCCATTCCGCTGGGAGTGAAGGACCCCTTGGTAGGATTGAGGGGGACCTTCATGTAGGATGGGTGGCGGCAGACCTCGTTGGGGTTCGGTCTCGTGGCGCCCGTGCTGTAGTCGTGGTCGGGGAtgcctgggagggagggagaatgagagggtgaaggaggagaagggaaggggtaggaagaggagataggggagggggaggggaagaagaaagaagaagaaggaagaggaagaagataaatagggagaggaggacgacgacgaagaagaagagggatgtgaatgagaggaagaagaggggaaggaggaaaaaaaattgatCTTCATCTTTGCTCAATCATTTACTTATCTCTTACCCGTTTCATATCTTCCAATATAATGGACAAGTATGAAGGAAGAATCAACTTTTTGGGTTATGTGACGATAAGTGTAgtcatatggaaatatatatgtacacacatacatacatatgtatgtgtatatataaatgtgtgtgtgtgtgtttgcg from the Penaeus vannamei isolate JL-2024 chromosome 1, ASM4276789v1, whole genome shotgun sequence genome contains:
- the LOC113801224 gene encoding uncharacterized protein isoform X2; protein product: MKILLLAVALAAAAAPGGAHSLQRDRREASGRPGGVSRGGPSRTGSPRGEPGEPSRKGPPGGGSGGPPRDGPGRRPGERPGGQGERHGGGEGGPRRPPDRGPGGGQGGPERPPGGGPGGGQGGGGSSVTGPSTPEELIEMALQQAKMNECKSPGYTCSDEECGTGLVSVFREEVDGEYRILITNGIPDHDYSTGATRPNPNEVCRHPSYMKVPLNPTKGSFTPSGMGPVGIALSGGFFYNHLSTPMGDVAAVVEAESFDSCSGHADPQCRYHYHKVPNCLNPDRPCELVGYMMDGFPVYSYCDVNGVRLTSCYKKVSGDGSMQEHFEYQPDEDCQLDEANGYPFEDGRGYGYVFSENYPFVMRGFMGSNITSICEVY